In Chondrinema litorale, a single window of DNA contains:
- the hutG gene encoding formimidoylglutamase, whose protein sequence is MEKGKPNNLTTNYNAANPSIWTGRTTTSNDAQYWYQTIRFIDLLDTTSMSDKPDIVFIGYECEEGVRRNQGRIGAKKGSDVIRQKLARLPIHFEQLKIADAGNIFCIDTDLETCQSIFSNQIEKLIKNKSFPIALGGGHDIAYAHFRGICNALHKPNKKFGIINLDAHFDLRKVEVLPNSGTPFQQILNEFGKQTKYLAIGIQQHANTKELFETAKKTDSSFILSEDCLLENFTNISAQIDQFLSDIDYLYLTIDLDGFASPYAPGVSAPSPFGFNPNFVVKLLKHIITKNKLVALDIAEYNPIYDIDQITATLAARLIANVVGELDKR, encoded by the coding sequence ATGGAAAAAGGGAAACCAAATAATTTAACTACCAACTACAATGCTGCCAATCCATCTATCTGGACAGGCAGAACTACAACGTCAAATGATGCCCAATACTGGTATCAAACAATCCGGTTTATCGACTTATTGGACACCACATCCATGTCTGATAAGCCGGATATTGTTTTTATTGGTTACGAGTGCGAAGAAGGTGTAAGAAGAAATCAGGGAAGGATTGGTGCCAAAAAAGGATCTGATGTTATTCGACAAAAACTGGCTCGATTGCCCATCCATTTCGAGCAATTGAAAATAGCTGATGCTGGAAATATTTTTTGTATTGACACAGACCTTGAAACTTGCCAAAGTATTTTCTCCAATCAGATTGAGAAACTCATTAAAAATAAATCTTTTCCAATTGCTTTAGGTGGCGGACACGATATTGCCTATGCGCATTTTAGAGGGATTTGCAATGCACTACATAAACCAAACAAAAAATTCGGAATCATAAATTTAGATGCACATTTTGATTTGCGTAAAGTCGAAGTTTTACCAAACTCAGGCACACCTTTTCAGCAAATTTTAAATGAATTTGGTAAGCAAACTAAATATCTGGCTATTGGAATTCAACAGCATGCAAACACCAAAGAGCTATTCGAAACAGCAAAAAAAACTGACTCAAGTTTTATTTTAAGTGAAGATTGTCTCTTAGAAAATTTCACAAACATTTCCGCTCAAATCGATCAATTCCTTTCAGATATTGATTACCTCTATCTCACCATAGATTTAGATGGGTTTGCATCTCCTTATGCTCCCGGAGTGAGTGCCCCCTCTCCTTTTGGTTTCAATCCAAATTTCGTAGTTAAGCTTTTGAAGCACATCATTACCAAAAACAAACTAGTGGCACTCGACATTGCCGAATACAATCCCATTTATGATATAGACCAAATAACAGCCACATTAGCTGCAAGACTCATCGCTAATGTGGTTGGTGAGTTGGATAAAAGATAG
- a CDS encoding urocanate hydratase — protein MDYSVFQEQIKQGIPCELLSKKEYPTGGNPAPKRRDILSREEKQLAIRNALRYFPKAWHQELATEFAEELQNYGRIYMHRFRPDYEIYARPIEAYPARSKQAAAIMLMIQNNLDPAVAQHPVELITYGGNGAVFQNWAQYLLTMKYLSEMTDEQTLHLYSGHPMGLFPSSNSAPRVVVTNGMMIPNYSKQEDWEKYNALGVTQYGQMTAGSFMYIGSQGIVHGTTITVMNAFRKILGSGKSVAGKLFLTSGLGGMSGAQPKAGKITGCVTVCAEVNANAARKRLEQGWVDELIDDINLLANRVKQAKREKETISIAFIGNIVDVWEKFDKEDILVEVGSDQTSLHNPWSGGYYPVGLSFEEANKMIKDDPEKFKTYVQASLKRQVTAINKHTAKGTYFFDYGNAFLLESSRAGVEILSDDGKTFRYPSYVEDIMGPMCFDYGFGPFRWVCTSGKEEDLAKTDHIAMQVLKEMMLESPEEIKQQMRDNITWIKNAKENKLVVGSQARILYADVEGRMKIAEAFNKAIANGEIGAVVLGRDHHDVSGTDSPYRETSNIKDGSRFTADMAIHNVIGDSFRGATWVSIHNGGGVGWGEVINGGFGMLLDGTDEALSRLRNMLFYDVTNGLARRNWARNEGALSTIKRVMEQRRDLKVTVPELVDDSLVESLFSE, from the coding sequence ATGGATTATTCAGTATTTCAAGAACAAATAAAACAAGGTATCCCCTGTGAGCTTCTATCGAAAAAGGAATATCCTACAGGAGGAAACCCAGCTCCCAAAAGAAGGGATATCTTGAGTCGAGAAGAAAAACAATTGGCAATTCGCAATGCCTTGCGCTATTTCCCAAAAGCTTGGCACCAAGAATTAGCAACCGAATTTGCTGAAGAACTCCAAAACTATGGTCGAATTTACATGCATCGTTTCAGACCAGATTATGAGATATATGCCCGACCAATTGAAGCTTATCCTGCCAGAAGCAAACAAGCAGCTGCCATCATGCTGATGATTCAAAATAACCTCGATCCGGCAGTAGCACAACATCCTGTTGAATTGATCACTTATGGTGGAAATGGAGCAGTTTTTCAAAACTGGGCACAGTATCTACTCACCATGAAATACCTTTCTGAAATGACGGATGAGCAAACACTTCATTTATACTCTGGTCATCCAATGGGATTGTTTCCTTCTTCTAACTCTGCTCCTCGTGTAGTAGTCACCAACGGCATGATGATTCCAAACTATTCTAAGCAAGAAGACTGGGAAAAATACAATGCTTTGGGTGTTACGCAATATGGACAAATGACTGCTGGCTCGTTTATGTATATCGGCTCACAAGGTATTGTACATGGTACTACCATCACCGTAATGAATGCTTTCAGAAAGATTTTGGGCAGTGGAAAATCAGTAGCAGGTAAGTTATTTTTAACTTCTGGTTTGGGTGGAATGAGTGGTGCGCAACCGAAGGCTGGTAAAATTACTGGTTGCGTAACAGTTTGTGCAGAAGTAAACGCAAATGCAGCTCGTAAAAGACTCGAACAAGGCTGGGTAGACGAACTCATAGATGATATTAATTTATTAGCCAATCGCGTAAAACAGGCTAAAAGAGAGAAAGAAACTATATCCATCGCCTTTATTGGCAACATAGTAGATGTTTGGGAGAAATTCGATAAAGAGGATATTTTAGTAGAAGTTGGTTCAGATCAAACCTCATTACACAATCCTTGGTCTGGCGGTTACTATCCTGTCGGTTTATCTTTCGAAGAAGCCAACAAAATGATAAAAGATGATCCTGAGAAATTCAAAACTTATGTTCAGGCATCATTAAAAAGACAGGTTACAGCCATCAATAAACACACAGCCAAAGGCACTTACTTTTTCGATTATGGCAATGCCTTTTTGCTAGAATCATCTAGAGCAGGTGTAGAGATTTTGAGTGATGATGGAAAAACTTTCCGCTATCCATCTTATGTAGAAGACATTATGGGGCCAATGTGTTTCGATTATGGTTTTGGCCCATTCAGGTGGGTTTGTACTTCTGGTAAAGAGGAAGATTTGGCAAAAACAGATCATATTGCCATGCAAGTATTGAAAGAAATGATGCTTGAATCACCAGAAGAAATTAAGCAACAAATGAGAGACAACATCACCTGGATAAAGAATGCCAAAGAAAATAAACTAGTCGTAGGCTCGCAGGCCAGAATTCTCTATGCCGATGTAGAAGGTAGGATGAAGATAGCCGAAGCATTTAACAAAGCCATTGCCAATGGTGAAATTGGTGCTGTTGTTTTAGGTCGCGATCACCACGATGTGAGTGGTACGGATTCTCCTTATAGAGAAACAAGCAACATTAAAGATGGAAGCAGGTTCACTGCTGATATGGCGATTCACAATGTAATCGGTGATAGTTTTAGAGGTGCCACTTGGGTTTCTATCCACAATGGTGGTGGTGTTGGCTGGGGAGAAGTAATTAATGGAGGTTTCGGAATGTTGCTAGATGGCACAGATGAAGCGCTTTCTCGACTAAGAAACATGCTGTTTTACGATGTAACCAATGGACTTGCCAGAAGAAATTGGGCTAGAAACGAAGGCGCGCTTTCTACAATTAAAAGGGTGATGGAGCAACGTCGGGACTTAAAAGTTACTGTCCCGGAATTGGTAGACGACAGTTTGGTTGAATCTTTATTTTCAGAATGA
- the hutI gene encoding imidazolonepropionase, translated as MKKLTGPFSQIITLNNLPAKGAIKDEQLEIITDGGILTEGDNILQTGSFDALAKANPDAEITYIDGDFVALPAFTDCHTHICFAGSRAKDYAARNNGKTYQEIAQVGGGIWDTVTKTREASLETLQQNVIVKLDTLLKRGITTVEVKSGYGLSFDDELKMLRAIKQAGEKLPSDVISTCLAAHIVSKDFQNEATYLQFILDELVPIIKAESLTNRFDIFIEQNAFSIEGARFYLNQLKEQGFELTVHGDQFSKGGSKVAVDCGAVSVDHLEVSGEEEIERLAKSDTIPVVLPGASMGLGMPFSPARKLLDAGCGLAIASDWNPGSAPQGNLLNQAALLGTYEKLSAAEVFAGITFRAAKALKLFDRGVLKAGNLADFISFNCNDYREILYHQGELQAEKVWKKGNQII; from the coding sequence ATGAAAAAACTAACAGGACCTTTTAGCCAGATTATCACGCTTAATAACTTGCCTGCCAAAGGTGCGATTAAAGATGAACAGTTAGAAATTATTACAGATGGAGGCATTCTTACAGAAGGTGATAACATCCTGCAAACAGGGAGTTTTGATGCATTAGCTAAAGCAAATCCTGATGCTGAAATAACATACATAGATGGCGATTTTGTGGCATTGCCCGCATTTACTGACTGCCATACACACATCTGTTTTGCAGGTAGCAGAGCAAAAGACTATGCGGCTAGAAACAATGGTAAAACTTATCAAGAAATAGCACAAGTCGGTGGTGGCATTTGGGATACAGTAACCAAAACTCGTGAGGCTAGTTTAGAAACCTTGCAGCAAAATGTGATTGTAAAGCTCGATACTTTGCTAAAAAGAGGGATTACCACAGTAGAGGTTAAAAGTGGTTATGGTTTGAGTTTTGATGATGAATTGAAAATGTTGCGAGCCATTAAGCAGGCAGGCGAAAAACTTCCATCTGATGTGATAAGTACCTGTTTAGCTGCTCATATTGTTTCTAAAGATTTTCAAAACGAAGCTACTTACCTACAATTCATCTTAGATGAGTTAGTCCCAATAATCAAAGCGGAAAGCTTGACTAATCGATTTGATATTTTTATAGAGCAAAATGCTTTTAGTATAGAGGGTGCAAGATTCTATTTGAATCAATTAAAAGAGCAAGGTTTTGAGTTGACGGTACATGGAGATCAATTTAGTAAAGGAGGAAGTAAAGTAGCCGTTGATTGTGGAGCTGTGAGTGTAGATCATTTGGAAGTTTCAGGAGAAGAAGAGATTGAAAGATTAGCTAAAAGTGATACCATTCCGGTAGTATTGCCTGGTGCTTCTATGGGATTAGGTATGCCATTTTCCCCTGCAAGAAAACTCTTAGATGCCGGCTGTGGCTTAGCCATTGCCAGTGATTGGAATCCGGGAAGTGCACCACAAGGGAACTTGCTCAATCAAGCAGCTTTACTTGGAACTTACGAAAAACTCAGTGCTGCTGAAGTATTTGCAGGCATCACTTTTCGAGCGGCAAAAGCTTTAAAACTATTCGATCGAGGTGTATTGAAAGCAGGAAATTTAGCTGATTTTATATCTTTCAATTGCAACGATTACAGAGAGATACTTTACCATCAAGGAGAATTACAAGCAGAAAAAGTATGGAAAAAGGGAAACCAAATAATTTAA